GACCGCGAGGGCGGTCCGGCGACGGATGGCGGCCGGGCCCGGCTGGTGATCGCGCGGGACAGCGGGGAGACGACGCTGTGGCCGGGGCTGCCGGTGGGTGAGGTGATCCGGCGTTACGAGGAGGAGTACGGCGCTGCCGCGGACGGCGGGTACGGCGTTGCCGAGGCGCCGCCGCAGCGGATCGACCTGGAGGCCACCTCGTTTCTGCTGACGCCGCCGGAGTGGCTGCAGGAGGCGGCGGACGCGAGGGGCGTGGCGGAGCGGCGGGGTGCGGAGGAGGCGTCGGCGGCTGCCGCGCCGTCCGCTCCCGCTCCTGCTCCCGCGCCTGCGCCTGCCCCCGCCCCTGCTCCCGCGGCCGCGTCGTCGGCGTCGGATGCCTGGGCCGAGGTGAGCGTCAACGGTACGGACGGCGGGCCCGCGCAGAGCGGTGCGCAGGCGGCGGAGACGGGTGCGGGCGCCGGTCCCGCCGGTGTGCCGACGCCGTGGGCCGAGGCGGACACGACCGCCGGAGGCGGCGAGGACCGTTCGGTGGGGCTGCCCGCGACGGTGTTCGCGCCGCCGCTGGCCGGTTTCGACGAGGAGGAGGACGCTCCGTCGGCGCCGCGGGCCCGGCCGGAGGCCAAGACCGAACTCCTGCAGGGCGGCAGTCAGTTGCCGCGTACGCAGGTCGCGCCCGCGCTGGATTCGCCGGACGGGGCCCGGCCCGGCGGCGGTGCGCTGCCGCCGCCGATGCCGTCCGCTCCGCCGGCCGCCGGGGGGCTGCCGGATCTGCCGCCGCCGTCGGGTCCGCCGGTCACCGATGTGCCGCCCCCTCCGGGTGCCGGTACGCCCGCCGCGGCCGGGCCGGGGCTGCCGCCTCCCGCCGCGCCGCCCGCGGGCGGCGGAGTACATGCCGCGGCGACGATGCTGGCCGACGGCTCGTCGCTGCCCGGTAACGCCGCCGCGGGCCCGCCCCCGCCGCCCGCCGCGCCCGGTCCCCCCGGTGCGGGCCGGGACGGTGCGCAGCAGGACCCGGCGCAGGCCGCGGAGGCCGGTACGGGCGGGGACGGGGTGCGCCCGCCCGGTGGGCCCGCGGCGTCCGGCCCCGGTGCTCCCGGTGCGCCGGCCGGTGGCTATGTGCCGACGCAGCTGGTCTCGCAGCTGGACGCGGCGGAGCTGGATCTGAGCGCGGTGGACGGGCCGGGCGGGCCGGAGGCGTCGGGTGGGTCCGACGGGTCCGGTGCTTCCGGTTCCGGCGGGGCGGGTGCCCCGGCGGCCGGTGGTCCCGGTCCCGGCGGGGTGCATGCCGCCGCGACGATGCTCGCCGACGGCGCGTCCGTGCAGGCAGCCGGCCTCGGGGGTGCGGGCGGGCCGGGCGGTGCCGCCGGTGGCCCCGGGGTGCCGCCGCCGCCCGCGCCGCCCGGTGTGCCGGGCGCGCCCAAGCCTCCCGGCCCGCCCGGTAAGCCCGGGGTTCCCGCGGACGGCCGGAGCTCCGGCGGCCAGGGCGGTCCGCCACCGCCGCCGCCCGCCCCGCCCGCCGCGGGCGGTACCGGTGGTGGCGGGGTGCATGCCGCGGCCACGATGCTGGCGGGCGGCGCGGCGCTGCCCGGCGGTGCGGGTGGTCCCGGCGGCGCCGGTGGGCCGGGTGCTCCCGGTGTGCCGCCGTCGGCCGGTCCCACGCCCCCGCACGCGGCGCCGCCCGGACCTCCGCAGGGGCCGCCCGGTGCGCCGGGCCCCGGCGGTAGCGGTGCGTACGGCTATCCGCAGGCGCCCAGTGGTCAGCCGACGGTCGGTCCGGGCTACATGGCCGTGCTGAGCTATCGCGCGCCGGACGGGTCCGAGCAGAAGATCGTGCGGCGTTCGGCGCCCGGCACACCGCATCCGGAGTGGCAGCTGCTGCACGAGCTGCGCCAGATGAACGTGCCGCCGCAGCAGGTGCTGGAGCTGCACACCGAGCTGGAGTGCTGTGATCTGCCGGGTGGCTACTGCGCCCGGATGATCCGGGACAACTGGCCGCAGGTGCGGATCAGCCACACCGCCGCGTACGGCAGGGACCATGCCTCGCGCCAGCAGGGCGTACGGCATCTCGTCGAGCATCAGGGCGAGTTGCACCAGGTCGCGGACGGTCCGGCGCGGCCGGCGCCGGTGCGGGTGCCGTTGCCGCATCCGTCGCAGGTGCAGCCGGTGCCGCCGGTGCCCCCGCAGGTGATCGGGCAGGAGCTGGAGCAGGCGTTCGGCCCGCAGGCCCTCTTCCGATTCGACCAGCGGGCGGTCTCCCGGCAGGGGGTGCCCGATGTGGTGGCGCAGATGCTGGTGTGGGCCGGGCTGCCGGTCGACTTCGGGCCGTTCTTCTGGGCGCAGGCGCAGCCGCACCGTCCGGTGCCGACGCTGGCGGAGCTGGCGGCGGAGCGGATGGTGCAGCCGGCCGCGGATGCCGGGTCGTATCTGGTGATGGGCAATGACTTCGGCCGTCAGCTGTGTGTGCAGTACGGGACCGCGCACATCGTGGCGGTGCCGATGGAGGCCGGTCCTGGCGGGCAGCCGGCGACGCCGCAGTTCGTGAACTCGGGGCTGCCGGAGTTCACGCGCTGTCTGGCGATGCTGGGGCGGATGTGGCGGCTGCGGTACGGGCTGACGCCCGAGCAGGCGGGCCGGTGGACCGTCGACTTCCAGGCGCAGCTGGTCGCGCTGGATCCGCCCGCGCTGGGGTCGCCGGAGACCTGGTGGTCGGTGCTGCTGGAACAGATGTGGGACGGGCTGCTGTAGCGGCGCGTCAACGGGCCGGCGGCAGACGCCGCCGCCGGGCACGGTCAGGGCGCTCGACCTGCGGGATGGGTCGGGCGCCCTGACCATGCGTATATGGGCCGTCCGATATCCCCGCTGTCACAGGCGTCGTCGACGACGCCGTACCGGACGGCGCGCCCGCGCTGGTGGCACCGTGGGCGGAGGACGGGCGGGCCGCCGCTTCGGCTGCGGCCGCGCCGGAGCCGTTGGGCGTGGTTCACCTGGACCTTGGTGACGCTGCTGGTGCTGGTCGCCCTGGTGTGTGCGGGCGGGGCCTGGCTGTATGTGTCGTCGGGGCGGCAGTTGCAGCATGTCGATGCGCTGGGCGAGTACGCCGGGCGGCCGGCCGCGGGCAAGGGCACCAACTGGCTGCTGGTCGGCACGGACAGCCGTACCGCGCTGACCCCGCAGCAGCGCGAGGAGCTGCATGTCGGCAACAACGAGGTGCAGAACACCGACACGATCATGGTGCTGCACTCCGGTGAGCACGGCCCCACGCTGGTCAGCCTGCCGCGCGACAGCTATGTCCCGATACCCGGCCATGGCAGCCGGAAGATCAACGAGGCGTATGCGGACGGCGGTCCGAAGCTGCTCACCCGAACGGTGGAGCAGGCGACCGGGCTGCGGATCGACCGCTATGCCGAGGTGAACTTCCTGGGGTTCGTGCAGGTGGTGGACGCGCTGGACGGGGTGCGGCTGTGTCTGGACGCCCCGCTGAAGGACGAGAAGTCGGGCGCGGACTTCCCGGCCGGCTGCCGGCGGATGAGCGGCGCCGAGGCGCTGGCGTTCGTACGGGCCCGGTATGCCGACCCGGAGGGTGACCTCGGACGGGTGAAGCGCCAGCGGCAGTTGCTCGGTGCGGTGGCGGACGAAATGGCCGCCCCGTCGGTGCTTCTCGATCCGGACCGGCTGACGCGGGTGAGGGACGCCTCGCTGGCGGCGCTGCTCGTGGACGAGGGCGCTGATCTGGCACGGCTGCTGGATATGGGCTGGTCGATGAAGCAGATCGCCGGGGGCGGCGGGACGGCGACGACGGTTCCGGTGCACCGGCCCGGGGTGATGGTCAGTGGCGTCGGGTCGGTGCTGCCGTGGGACGAGAACGGGGCGAGGGAGTTGTTCGAGGCGCTGCGCCACGATGACCGGATTCCGACTTCTGGCACCAAATGACGCATCCTGGTGGGGTGGATGGGGTGAAGTGCCGCGAGGGTGCGATGTCGCACCGACCCCCAGGGAAGGCGCGTAACGGCACAGTGCTGCACACAACCATGCGAAATGGCGCGGAAGGCTGCGGGTCGCACGACTGCTGCGCGCGGCGGAGAGGGGCTTGAGGGATGAGTGCATCGGTTTCGCCTCACGGGTTCGAGACCGTACGAGGGCGTGGCTACCGGCCGGAGGATGTCGACCGCCGGGTCGAGGGACTCTCGGTCGACCGCGACTCCTGCTGGGAGCGCGCCGCGCGGCTCACGGTCCTGTCCAACGAGATGGAGGCCGAACTCACGGAACTGCGGGCCCATGTGGCGCAGTTGCCGCCGCAGACGTATGCCTCGCTCGGCCGTGAGGCCCGGCTGATCCTGACGACCGCGGAGTCCGAGGCGGCGCGGCTGCGGACCGAGGCGCAGCAGGCGGACGAGCAGATCCGGGAGGAGGCCGCGGTCCATGCGGACGAGGTCCGGGAGGCGGCCGACAAGGACGCGTACGCCCGGCGCGATGAGGCGGAGACGCGGGCCCGGCGCACGGGGGAGGCGGCGCGGGGCGAGGCCGCGGAGCTGGTGACCGTGGCGACCGAGGAGGCCGGGAAGCTGCGGGAGGAGGCGGCCGAAGAGCTGGCGGAGGTGCAGCGGCGCACCGCGCAGCTGCTGCGCGACCAGGAGAAGCGGCAGGCCGAGGAGTGGGACGCGGCCGGCCGGCAATTCGCGCAGATGGAGGCGGAGATGGACCAGCTCGTCGCGGAGCTGGACGCCCGTGGGAAGGCCGCCCGCGCCGACGGCGAGCGGCTGTACGCGGAGGCCGAGGAGGCCGCCCGGCACCGTCAGGAGGACGCCGAGGACCGTGGCGCCGGGCTGCTGTCCCAGGCGCGGGCCGAGGTGGAGCGCATCGAGCGCACCACGGAGCGGATCCTGCGGGAGCACGACGCGGAGCGCGAAGAGGTCCGCACCCATATGACCCATGTACGCAACAGCCTGGCCGCGCTCACCGGGAAGGCACCGGCACCGGACTCGGACGACGGCACGGAGCAGCGGGGTGGCGGGCGGGACGGCGGCACCGCCCCGGACGCCGGTCCCGATGAGGAAGACACCCTGGAGACGCAGTTGCCGCGCGCGGGCGGCGGCGCGGGCGCCTGACCGTACGGCCGCCCCGCCGTCGCCCCGGGGCCGGTCTCCCGGTCAGGTCCCGCCCGGCTCGCCCTCGTTCGTGCCCGTGCCCGTGCCCGTGCCTCCGGTGTCCGTGTGCACCGGGAAGCGCCGCGGTGCCAGCAGCAGGGCGAGCAGTGCGAGCCCGGCGGCCGCGGCGGCGCCGAGGTAGACGTGGTCGACCGTGGTGTCGACGGCGCGGCGGAGGTAGTCGGTGGCCTGCGCGGTGAGGTCGCCGGGGTGTTCCAGCGCGCGCGAGACCGCGTCGAGGTCGTCGGGCAGGCCGGGGCGGATGCCCGAAGGGGCGTGGGCGAGGCGGTCGTTGAGGGTGGCGTTGGCGAGGGCGCCGAAGAGCGCGGCGCCGAGGGACTGGCCGACCTGACGGCAGAAGAGTATGGACGCGGTGGCGGTGCCGCGCTCGGTGTAGCCGACGGAGGACTGGACGCCGATGATCAGCGGGAGCTGGAAGAGGCCGAGGGTCGCGCCGAGCGCCAGCATGATCAGCGCGGGCTGCCAGGCCGCGCCGGGGTAGGGCAGCAGC
This genomic stretch from Streptomyces nigrescens harbors:
- a CDS encoding LCP family protein, coding for MTLLVLVALVCAGGAWLYVSSGRQLQHVDALGEYAGRPAAGKGTNWLLVGTDSRTALTPQQREELHVGNNEVQNTDTIMVLHSGEHGPTLVSLPRDSYVPIPGHGSRKINEAYADGGPKLLTRTVEQATGLRIDRYAEVNFLGFVQVVDALDGVRLCLDAPLKDEKSGADFPAGCRRMSGAEALAFVRARYADPEGDLGRVKRQRQLLGAVADEMAAPSVLLDPDRLTRVRDASLAALLVDEGADLARLLDMGWSMKQIAGGGGTATTVPVHRPGVMVSGVGSVLPWDENGARELFEALRHDDRIPTSGTK
- a CDS encoding cellulose-binding protein, which translates into the protein MSASVSPHGFETVRGRGYRPEDVDRRVEGLSVDRDSCWERAARLTVLSNEMEAELTELRAHVAQLPPQTYASLGREARLILTTAESEAARLRTEAQQADEQIREEAAVHADEVREAADKDAYARRDEAETRARRTGEAARGEAAELVTVATEEAGKLREEAAEELAEVQRRTAQLLRDQEKRQAEEWDAAGRQFAQMEAEMDQLVAELDARGKAARADGERLYAEAEEAARHRQEDAEDRGAGLLSQARAEVERIERTTERILREHDAEREEVRTHMTHVRNSLAALTGKAPAPDSDDGTEQRGGGRDGGTAPDAGPDEEDTLETQLPRAGGGAGA
- a CDS encoding SUKH-4 family immunity protein, whose protein sequence is MVTFAQAQERAERWVNGEVPPALHREVRVREFDLGFVAWAEDREGGPATDGGRARLVIARDSGETTLWPGLPVGEVIRRYEEEYGAAADGGYGVAEAPPQRIDLEATSFLLTPPEWLQEAADARGVAERRGAEEASAAAAPSAPAPAPAPAPAPAPAPAAASSASDAWAEVSVNGTDGGPAQSGAQAAETGAGAGPAGVPTPWAEADTTAGGGEDRSVGLPATVFAPPLAGFDEEEDAPSAPRARPEAKTELLQGGSQLPRTQVAPALDSPDGARPGGGALPPPMPSAPPAAGGLPDLPPPSGPPVTDVPPPPGAGTPAAAGPGLPPPAAPPAGGGVHAAATMLADGSSLPGNAAAGPPPPPAAPGPPGAGRDGAQQDPAQAAEAGTGGDGVRPPGGPAASGPGAPGAPAGGYVPTQLVSQLDAAELDLSAVDGPGGPEASGGSDGSGASGSGGAGAPAAGGPGPGGVHAAATMLADGASVQAAGLGGAGGPGGAAGGPGVPPPPAPPGVPGAPKPPGPPGKPGVPADGRSSGGQGGPPPPPPAPPAAGGTGGGGVHAAATMLAGGAALPGGAGGPGGAGGPGAPGVPPSAGPTPPHAAPPGPPQGPPGAPGPGGSGAYGYPQAPSGQPTVGPGYMAVLSYRAPDGSEQKIVRRSAPGTPHPEWQLLHELRQMNVPPQQVLELHTELECCDLPGGYCARMIRDNWPQVRISHTAAYGRDHASRQQGVRHLVEHQGELHQVADGPARPAPVRVPLPHPSQVQPVPPVPPQVIGQELEQAFGPQALFRFDQRAVSRQGVPDVVAQMLVWAGLPVDFGPFFWAQAQPHRPVPTLAELAAERMVQPAADAGSYLVMGNDFGRQLCVQYGTAHIVAVPMEAGPGGQPATPQFVNSGLPEFTRCLAMLGRMWRLRYGLTPEQAGRWTVDFQAQLVALDPPALGSPETWWSVLLEQMWDGLL